The Streptomyces sp. Alt3 genome has a segment encoding these proteins:
- a CDS encoding MMPL family transporter: MAILLYRLGRLSFRRRGRVLALWLLLLALLGGGAAAFSGPTTSKFSIPGTESQKALDSLAREFPQASGATGSMVLAAPEGAKLTPQAVAPVIEEASKVPGVLAAVDPFVSKAVSQDGRYALVQVQFDSGVDGITDSQREAFSKAGESVPDLRVEHGGEIMRGVPEVGSTEVIGVAVAALVLVLTFGSLVAAGMTLLNALVGVAAGMAGLFALSSTVELTSTAPILALMLGLAVGIDYALFIMSRYRHYLAEGMDGEEAAGRAAGTAGSAVVFAGATVVIALAGLTVAGVPFLTVMGLAAAATVALAVLVSLTLLPAVLGFAGDRVLPRKHRTKARAQDQASAPDGGGTAFGFRWGRIVARLRVPVLILGVAGLGALALPVQDMRLALPDASTEAVGSPNREAYDLTTEGFGEGFNGRLVAVVSGDTPEATGAAAEETAKIVMGTDGVLAVAAPQMNEAGTTALLAVIPETGPTDATTENTVNDIRDRVKSVKGAAISLTGATAVGIDVSEKLAGALPVYLLLVVGLSVLLLMLVFRSVLVPLKAALGFLLTIGATFGITVAIFQEGHLASWVGLDTPGPLVSFLPILLIGILFGLAMDYEVFLVSRMREDFVHGADARESVISGVGHNARVVTAAAVIMTAVFGGFVLMPDPIIKSIGFALAIGVLVDAFVVRMAIVPAVMHLLGRAAWWLPRPVDRILPDLDIEGERLQREIPVQREPAELVKT, translated from the coding sequence ATGGCAATCCTGCTGTACCGGCTCGGCCGGCTGTCCTTCCGGCGCCGAGGGCGTGTCCTCGCCCTCTGGCTTCTGCTGCTCGCACTGCTCGGAGGCGGCGCCGCCGCCTTCAGCGGACCCACCACCAGCAAGTTCTCGATACCCGGCACCGAGTCGCAGAAGGCGCTGGACTCACTCGCCCGTGAGTTCCCGCAGGCGAGCGGCGCGACGGGGAGCATGGTCCTCGCGGCGCCCGAGGGCGCGAAGCTCACGCCCCAGGCCGTGGCTCCCGTGATCGAGGAGGCCTCGAAGGTCCCGGGTGTCCTCGCGGCCGTCGACCCGTTCGTGTCCAAGGCCGTCTCGCAGGACGGCCGTTACGCCCTCGTCCAGGTGCAGTTCGACTCGGGTGTCGACGGCATCACCGACAGCCAGCGGGAGGCGTTCTCGAAGGCCGGAGAGTCCGTCCCGGACCTGCGCGTCGAACACGGCGGCGAGATCATGCGGGGCGTTCCCGAGGTCGGCTCGACCGAGGTCATCGGTGTCGCGGTCGCCGCCCTCGTGCTGGTCCTGACCTTCGGCTCCCTCGTGGCAGCCGGCATGACCCTGCTGAACGCCCTGGTCGGCGTGGCGGCCGGCATGGCCGGACTCTTCGCCCTGAGCAGCACGGTGGAACTGACCAGCACCGCGCCCATCCTGGCGCTCATGCTGGGCCTGGCCGTCGGCATCGACTACGCCCTGTTCATCATGTCCCGCTATCGCCACTACCTCGCCGAGGGCATGGACGGCGAGGAGGCAGCGGGCCGGGCGGCCGGCACCGCGGGTTCGGCCGTCGTCTTCGCGGGTGCCACCGTCGTCATCGCCCTGGCCGGGCTCACGGTCGCCGGTGTCCCCTTCCTGACGGTGATGGGCCTGGCCGCCGCGGCGACGGTCGCGCTCGCCGTCCTGGTGTCGCTCACCCTGCTGCCGGCCGTCCTCGGATTCGCGGGCGACCGCGTCCTCCCCCGCAAGCACCGCACGAAGGCCCGGGCACAGGACCAAGCTTCCGCTCCCGACGGGGGCGGAACGGCCTTCGGCTTCCGCTGGGGCCGGATCGTGGCGCGGCTGCGCGTCCCCGTCCTCATCCTCGGGGTGGCCGGTCTCGGCGCCCTCGCGCTGCCGGTGCAGGACATGCGCCTCGCACTGCCCGACGCGAGCACCGAGGCGGTCGGTTCGCCCAACCGCGAGGCGTACGACCTGACCACCGAGGGCTTCGGCGAGGGCTTCAACGGCAGGCTGGTCGCCGTCGTGTCCGGCGACACCCCGGAGGCGACGGGCGCGGCGGCCGAGGAGACCGCGAAGATCGTCATGGGCACCGACGGGGTGCTGGCCGTGGCCGCCCCGCAGATGAACGAGGCGGGCACCACCGCCCTCCTCGCCGTGATCCCCGAGACCGGTCCCACCGACGCCACGACCGAGAACACCGTCAACGACATCCGTGACCGGGTGAAGAGCGTCAAGGGCGCGGCGATCTCGCTGACCGGTGCGACCGCGGTCGGCATCGACGTCTCCGAGAAGCTCGCCGGCGCGCTGCCGGTCTATCTCCTGCTGGTGGTCGGGCTGTCGGTCCTGCTGCTGATGCTCGTCTTCCGGTCGGTCCTGGTACCCCTCAAGGCCGCGCTGGGATTCCTGCTCACCATCGGCGCGACGTTCGGGATCACCGTCGCCATCTTCCAGGAGGGCCATCTCGCCTCGTGGGTCGGCCTCGACACGCCGGGACCGCTGGTCAGCTTCCTGCCCATCCTCCTGATCGGCATCCTCTTCGGGCTGGCCATGGACTACGAGGTCTTCCTCGTCTCGCGCATGCGGGAGGACTTCGTCCACGGCGCCGACGCCCGGGAGTCCGTCATCAGCGGTGTCGGTCACAACGCACGTGTGGTGACGGCCGCCGCAGTGATCATGACCGCGGTCTTCGGCGGCTTCGTCCTCATGCCCGATCCGATCATCAAGTCCATCGGATTCGCCCTGGCGATCGGCGTCCTCGTCGACGCCTTCGTCGTCCGCATGGCGATCGTTCCGGCGGTCATGCACCTTCTGGGGCGCGCCGCCTGGTGGCTGCCGCGCCCGGTCGACCGGATCCTGCCCGACCTCGACATCGAGGGCGAGCGGCTGCAGCGCGAGATTCCGGTGCAGCGGGAGCCCGCGGAGCTCGTGAAGACCTGA
- the msrB gene encoding peptide-methionine (R)-S-oxide reductase MsrB: protein MSYDVEKPDEQWRAELTPAEYAVLRKAGTEPAFVGEYTDTKTAGVYSCRACQAELFRSDTKFESHCGWPSFYDPKDTDAVELLRDDSLGMARTEVRCARCGSHLGHVFEGEGYATPTDQRYCINSISLTLAPDES from the coding sequence GTGTCGTACGACGTCGAGAAGCCGGACGAGCAATGGCGGGCCGAGCTGACGCCCGCCGAGTACGCGGTGCTGCGCAAGGCCGGCACCGAGCCAGCGTTCGTCGGTGAGTACACCGACACCAAGACGGCGGGGGTCTACTCCTGCCGTGCCTGTCAGGCGGAGCTGTTCCGCTCCGACACCAAATTCGAGTCGCACTGCGGCTGGCCGTCCTTCTACGACCCGAAGGACACCGACGCCGTCGAACTGCTCCGGGACGACAGCCTCGGCATGGCGCGCACCGAGGTGCGCTGCGCCCGCTGCGGCTCGCATCTCGGACACGTGTTCGAGGGTGAGGGTTACGCCACGCCCACGGACCAGCGTTACTGCATCAACTCCATCTCGCTGACGCTGGCGCCGGACGAGAGCTGA
- the murC gene encoding UDP-N-acetylmuramate--L-alanine ligase, with the protein MAPGIPAALERPHFIGIGGAGMSGIAKILAQRGAKVAGSDARESATADALRALGATVHIGHAAGHLADDATSVVVSSAIRADNPELVRAAELDIPVVHRSDALASLMDGLRSIAVAGTHGKTTTTSMLAVALSELALDPSYAIGGDLEGPGTNATHGGGDIFVAEADESDRSFQKYAPEVAIVLNVELDHHANYASMDEIYESFETFVGKVVPGGTLVVAADQPGAVELTRRVREGSSLTVVTYGESEGADVRVHKVTPRGLTSEVTVVLNGKFLTFTVSVPGRHYAHNAVAALAAGVALGIPAHNLASAIGKYTGVKRRLQLKGEAAGVQVIDSYAHHPTEMTADLEAMRGAATDARLLVVFQPHLFSRTQELGTEMGQALALADASLVLDIYPAREDPVPGVTSALIIDAAKAAGADVTAVHDKADVPAAVAGMAKPGDLVLTMGAGDVTDLGPQILDHLSS; encoded by the coding sequence ATGGCACCCGGTATTCCTGCCGCTCTGGAACGGCCGCACTTCATCGGCATCGGCGGCGCCGGAATGTCGGGCATCGCGAAGATCCTCGCCCAGCGCGGCGCGAAGGTGGCGGGCAGCGACGCCAGGGAGTCCGCCACCGCGGACGCCCTGCGCGCGCTGGGCGCGACCGTCCACATCGGGCACGCCGCCGGGCACCTGGCCGACGACGCGACCTCGGTGGTCGTCTCCAGTGCCATCCGCGCCGACAACCCCGAGCTGGTCCGTGCCGCCGAGCTGGACATCCCCGTCGTGCACCGTTCCGACGCGCTGGCCTCCCTGATGGACGGCCTGCGCTCCATCGCGGTCGCCGGAACGCACGGGAAGACCACCACCACGTCGATGCTGGCCGTGGCCCTGTCGGAGCTCGCCCTCGACCCCTCGTACGCCATCGGCGGCGACCTGGAGGGCCCCGGGACCAACGCCACGCACGGCGGCGGCGACATCTTCGTCGCCGAGGCCGACGAGAGCGACCGCAGCTTCCAGAAGTACGCTCCCGAGGTCGCGATCGTCCTCAACGTCGAGCTGGACCACCACGCGAACTACGCGTCGATGGACGAGATCTACGAGTCCTTCGAGACGTTCGTCGGCAAGGTCGTCCCCGGCGGCACCCTGGTCGTCGCCGCCGACCAGCCCGGTGCCGTGGAGCTGACCCGCCGGGTCCGTGAGGGCTCCTCCCTCACCGTCGTCACCTACGGCGAGTCCGAGGGTGCGGACGTCCGCGTGCACAAGGTCACCCCGCGCGGACTGACCAGCGAGGTCACGGTCGTCCTCAACGGGAAGTTCCTCACCTTCACGGTCTCCGTGCCCGGCCGCCACTACGCGCACAACGCGGTCGCCGCGCTCGCAGCCGGTGTCGCACTCGGTATCCCGGCGCACAATCTGGCCTCCGCCATCGGCAAGTACACCGGGGTCAAGCGCCGCCTCCAGCTCAAGGGCGAGGCGGCCGGCGTCCAGGTCATCGACTCCTACGCGCACCACCCCACGGAGATGACCGCCGACCTGGAGGCCATGCGCGGCGCGGCGACGGACGCCCGCCTGCTGGTCGTCTTCCAGCCCCACCTCTTCTCCCGCACCCAGGAGCTCGGCACGGAGATGGGCCAGGCTCTCGCCCTCGCCGACGCCTCGCTCGTCCTGGACATCTACCCGGCCAGGGAGGACCCGGTCCCGGGCGTCACGAGCGCACTGATCATCGACGCCGCGAAGGCCGCGGGCGCCGACGTCACGGCCGTCCACGACAAGGCCGATGTCCCCGCGGCCGTCGCGGGAATGGCGAAGCCCGGTGATCTGGTTCTCACCATGGGAGCGGGCGATGTCACCGACCTCGGCCCGCAGATCCTGGACCACCTGTCGAGCTGA
- a CDS encoding indole-3-glycerol phosphate synthase yields the protein MIEKPLTPEDVEFVTTLHGEERISFVVLMQPRSDQADVLLRAIDDVAIGELREAVREGDRPEGDEAREPAEMALEYSLRELREAGSEAVGQVVEDHPLDKLKTVVDDSGADEVIVLTAPHYVEEFFHRDWASRARHKVGVPVLKLFAHSE from the coding sequence ATGATCGAGAAGCCCCTCACCCCCGAGGACGTGGAATTCGTCACCACCCTCCACGGCGAGGAGCGGATCTCGTTCGTCGTGCTGATGCAGCCCCGCAGCGACCAGGCCGACGTACTGCTGCGGGCGATCGACGACGTGGCGATCGGCGAGCTCCGGGAAGCCGTCCGCGAAGGGGACCGGCCCGAGGGAGACGAGGCCAGGGAACCGGCCGAGATGGCGCTCGAGTACTCCCTCCGGGAGCTGCGCGAGGCGGGATCCGAGGCCGTCGGACAGGTCGTCGAGGACCATCCCCTGGACAAGCTGAAGACCGTGGTCGACGACTCGGGGGCCGACGAGGTCATCGTGCTGACGGCACCCCACTACGTCGAGGAGTTCTTCCACCGTGACTGGGCGTCCCGGGCCCGTCACAAGGTCGGCGTACCGGTGCTCAAGCTCTTCGCGCACAGCGAATAG
- a CDS encoding pyrimidine reductase family protein has translation MRRLIPVTDPTTPASSAADREWTLDELADAYAYPEARRPWLRANMVSTLDGAAQHDGRSQGISCASDMRVFGTLRGLADAVVVGAETVRLEGYRPAKAREAFAARREAAGQGPAPAVAVVSASLDLDFSLPLFVSPLVPTLVLTGSAAPSDRVHAAREAGAEVVFAGDGSAVDPARAVAELGRRGLGRLLTEGGPRLLGQFVAAGVLDELCLTLSPLLTAGDAQRIAGGPAVSVPERFALVSLLEESGFLFTRYGKI, from the coding sequence ATGCGACGCCTGATCCCCGTGACGGACCCGACCACCCCGGCCTCCTCCGCCGCCGACCGCGAGTGGACGCTCGACGAGCTGGCCGACGCCTACGCCTATCCCGAGGCGAGGCGTCCCTGGCTGCGGGCGAACATGGTCTCCACCCTCGACGGCGCCGCCCAGCACGACGGCCGTTCCCAGGGCATCTCCTGCGCCTCCGACATGCGCGTCTTCGGCACGCTGCGTGGGCTGGCCGACGCGGTCGTCGTCGGTGCCGAGACGGTCCGCCTGGAGGGTTACCGGCCCGCGAAGGCACGCGAGGCCTTCGCCGCCAGGCGTGAGGCGGCGGGGCAGGGACCCGCCCCGGCCGTCGCGGTCGTCAGCGCGAGCCTGGACCTGGACTTCTCCCTCCCGCTCTTCGTCTCGCCGCTGGTGCCGACGCTCGTACTCACCGGATCGGCGGCACCCTCCGACCGGGTCCACGCGGCGCGGGAGGCGGGGGCCGAGGTGGTGTTCGCCGGGGACGGATCCGCCGTCGACCCGGCCCGCGCGGTCGCGGAACTCGGCCGGAGGGGCCTCGGCCGGCTGCTCACCGAGGGCGGGCCGCGCCTGCTCGGCCAGTTCGTGGCGGCGGGGGTGCTGGACGAACTCTGCCTGACCCTGTCACCGCTGCTCACCGCGGGAGACGCGCAGCGCATCGCGGGCGGGCCCGCCGTCTCCGTGCCGGAACGTTTCGCCCTCGTCTCCCTCCTGGAGGAGTCGGGATTCCTCTTCACCCGGTACGGGAAGATCTGA
- the zapE gene encoding cell division protein ZapE, translating into MSSSTAVPGQSPIAETAPQSLCALEPRVPADRLVAEMVPPPRFDSVRFDTYVPDPNQPSQTEAVQVLGSFAAGLGGAHATGTGKRKWFGRKPVAPTGPRGVYLDGGYGVGKTHLLASLWHATPAAPSLKAFGTFVELTNLVGALGFQQTVQTLSGHRLLCIDEFELDDPGDTVLVSSLLGRLVEAGVALAATSNTLPGKLGEGRFAAVDFLREIQGLSSHFRPLRIDGEDYRHRGLPEAPPPYSDDQVTRAAYATAGASLDDFPALLGHLAKVHPSRYGALTDGITAVCLTDVQAVPDQSTALRLVVLADRLYDREVPVLASGLPFDRLFSDEMLNGGYRKKYFRAISRLTALARDAKGLVGQ; encoded by the coding sequence GTGTCGTCCTCCACAGCCGTGCCGGGGCAGAGCCCCATAGCCGAAACGGCCCCGCAGTCCCTGTGCGCCCTCGAACCGCGCGTCCCCGCCGACCGGCTGGTCGCGGAGATGGTGCCGCCGCCGCGCTTCGACTCGGTGCGCTTCGATACGTACGTGCCCGACCCGAACCAGCCGAGCCAGACCGAGGCCGTCCAGGTGCTCGGCTCCTTCGCCGCCGGGCTCGGCGGGGCGCACGCCACGGGCACCGGCAAGCGCAAGTGGTTCGGCAGGAAGCCCGTGGCGCCCACCGGGCCCCGCGGGGTCTATCTCGACGGTGGGTACGGCGTCGGCAAGACGCACCTGCTGGCCTCCCTCTGGCACGCCACCCCGGCCGCGCCCTCGCTCAAGGCCTTCGGCACCTTCGTCGAGCTGACGAACCTCGTCGGAGCGCTGGGCTTCCAGCAGACCGTGCAGACCCTGAGCGGGCACCGGCTGCTCTGCATCGACGAATTCGAGCTGGACGACCCGGGCGACACCGTCCTGGTGTCGTCCCTGCTCGGCAGGCTCGTCGAGGCGGGCGTCGCGCTGGCCGCCACCTCGAACACGCTGCCCGGCAAGCTCGGCGAGGGCCGTTTCGCGGCCGTCGACTTCCTCCGCGAGATCCAGGGGCTGTCCTCGCACTTCCGGCCCCTGCGGATCGACGGCGAGGACTACCGCCACCGCGGACTGCCCGAGGCGCCGCCGCCGTACTCCGACGACCAGGTGACCAGGGCCGCGTACGCGACCGCCGGCGCCTCGCTCGACGACTTCCCGGCCCTGCTCGGCCACCTCGCCAAGGTGCACCCGAGCCGGTACGGAGCGCTGACGGACGGGATCACGGCGGTCTGCCTCACCGATGTGCAGGCGGTGCCCGACCAGTCGACGGCTCTGCGCCTCGTGGTCCTCGCGGACCGGCTGTACGACCGCGAGGTCCCGGTGCTCGCCTCCGGGCTGCCCTTCGACCGGCTGTTCAGCGACGAGATGCTGAACGGCGGGTACCGCAAGAAGTACTTCCGGGCCATCTCCCGGCTGACTGCACTGGCACGTGACGCAAAGGGACTGGTGGGGCAGTAG
- a CDS encoding OsmC family protein, with product MATTRQAHTVWEGNLLEGKGVVTLDSSGIGEYPVSWPSRAEKANGKTSPEELIAAAHSSCFSMALSNGLATAGTPPTRLNTQAEVTFQPGTGITGIHLTVEGEVPGLDEAGFVKAAEDAKANCPVSQALTGTTITLTASLA from the coding sequence ATGGCTACCACGCGTCAGGCGCACACGGTCTGGGAAGGCAACCTGCTCGAGGGCAAGGGTGTTGTCACCCTCGACTCCTCCGGGATCGGGGAGTACCCCGTCTCCTGGCCGTCGCGCGCCGAGAAGGCGAACGGAAAGACCAGTCCGGAGGAGCTCATCGCCGCCGCGCACTCCAGCTGCTTCTCGATGGCGCTGTCCAACGGCCTGGCCACGGCGGGCACCCCGCCGACCCGGCTGAACACCCAGGCCGAGGTCACCTTCCAGCCCGGCACCGGGATCACCGGCATCCACCTCACGGTGGAGGGCGAGGTTCCGGGTCTGGACGAGGCGGGCTTCGTGAAGGCCGCGGAGGACGCCAAGGCGAACTGCCCGGTCAGTCAGGCGCTCACGGGCACCACCATCACGCTCACCGCGTCGCTGGCCTGA
- a CDS encoding alkaline phosphatase PhoX, translated as MSSAPRRLATRRQVLAGSAATAASVAFTGAFTELFSGTADARGHSGYGPLVPDPDGLLDLPKGFRYRVLSREGDPLRSGEGLVPSNHDGMAAFAGSAGRVHLVRNHENRVTGKIAVPTVEGLTYDPMGKGGCTALELDGRGNVRGERVAIAGTAVNCAGGPTPWNTWLTCEETEDKAGTNGYTKDHGFVFEVDGADPRRTGAVPLTAMGRFQHEAVAIDPRNGIVYETEDAFEKPFGLFYRFLPEKPLGGRGSLRAGGALEAMRVPGVPDLSVIQETGATFDRIEWVPVPDPQAAETPIRHQDFGAKGITHAQKLEGCYWGGSSVYFVSSFAHSSEGSAADHFGQVWRYEPKRRRLTLVIVFGPDTDVQLPGESPDNICLAAGGGLMVCEDGGGAQHVLGVTRRGEVYAMARGRQNIGTDEDPEWGEFAGVTFSPDGATMFVNCYTPGTTFAVTGPWR; from the coding sequence ATGTCATCCGCACCTCGACGACTCGCAACACGACGACAGGTCCTGGCCGGCAGCGCCGCGACCGCCGCCTCGGTCGCTTTCACCGGGGCCTTCACCGAACTCTTCTCCGGCACCGCCGACGCCCGTGGCCACAGCGGCTACGGGCCCCTCGTGCCGGACCCCGACGGCCTGCTCGACCTGCCGAAAGGATTCCGCTACCGGGTGCTCTCCCGGGAGGGCGATCCGCTCCGCTCGGGCGAGGGCCTGGTTCCCAGCAACCACGACGGCATGGCCGCCTTCGCGGGTTCCGCCGGCCGGGTCCATCTCGTGCGCAACCACGAGAACCGCGTCACGGGAAAGATCGCCGTCCCCACGGTCGAGGGCCTGACCTATGACCCCATGGGCAAGGGCGGCTGCACGGCCCTCGAACTCGACGGCCGGGGCAACGTACGCGGCGAGCGCGTCGCCATCGCGGGTACGGCCGTCAACTGCGCGGGTGGGCCCACCCCCTGGAACACCTGGCTGACCTGCGAGGAGACCGAGGACAAGGCCGGCACCAACGGCTACACGAAGGACCACGGTTTCGTCTTCGAGGTGGACGGTGCCGATCCGCGCCGCACCGGGGCCGTCCCCCTGACCGCGATGGGTCGTTTCCAGCACGAGGCCGTCGCGATCGACCCGCGGAACGGCATCGTCTACGAGACGGAGGACGCGTTCGAGAAGCCGTTCGGGCTCTTCTACCGCTTCCTCCCCGAGAAGCCGCTCGGCGGAAGGGGGTCGCTGCGGGCCGGCGGTGCGCTGGAGGCGATGCGGGTGCCCGGGGTGCCCGACCTCTCCGTGATCCAGGAGACGGGTGCGACGTTCGACCGGATCGAGTGGGTCCCCGTACCGGATCCGCAGGCCGCGGAGACACCGATCCGGCACCAGGACTTCGGGGCGAAGGGCATCACGCACGCCCAGAAGCTGGAGGGCTGCTACTGGGGCGGTTCCTCGGTGTACTTCGTCTCCAGCTTCGCGCACAGCTCGGAGGGGTCGGCCGCCGACCACTTCGGCCAGGTGTGGCGGTACGAGCCGAAGCGGCGCCGGCTCACGCTGGTGATCGTCTTCGGCCCCGACACCGACGTCCAGCTGCCGGGCGAGTCCCCGGACAACATCTGCCTCGCGGCCGGAGGCGGGCTGATGGTCTGTGAGGACGGCGGCGGCGCGCAGCACGTGCTGGGGGTGACCAGGCGCGGCGAGGTCTACGCGATGGCACGGGGACGGCAGAACATCGGGACGGACGAGGATCCGGAGTGGGGCGAGTTCGCGGGCGTCACGTTCTCGCCGGACGGCGCGACGATGTTCGTGAACTGCTACACGCCGGGGACGACGTTCGCGGTGACGGGCCCCTGGCGCTGA
- a CDS encoding polysaccharide deacetylase family protein, which translates to MIVLTVMGGVLAGCASPEATRAGTAVRPTASEKPATGPTAAPSPPRAPSRAPESGPPVLAPGPGGLTPVFERRATGSTGRDGAGAADKVVALTFDADMTADQGQRAAEGEHFDNPGLIASLRRLEVPSTVFMTGRWAQEYPDQARSIGTDPLFEIANHSFSHHAFSSPCYGLPTVAAEDMRADVERAFTAIRKTGARHVVPYFRFPGGCYDDASLKALAPTGVTAVQWDVVSGDAFATDADAVAEQVLEGVEPGSLVVMHCTRSAAPVTDDALRRIVPELRERGYRFVKVSELMRG; encoded by the coding sequence ATGATCGTCCTGACCGTCATGGGCGGGGTGCTGGCCGGCTGCGCAAGCCCTGAGGCCACCCGCGCCGGGACGGCCGTTCGTCCGACGGCCTCCGAGAAGCCCGCGACGGGGCCCACGGCGGCCCCTTCGCCGCCGCGGGCCCCGTCGCGGGCGCCGGAGAGCGGTCCGCCCGTGCTGGCCCCGGGGCCCGGCGGTCTCACGCCGGTCTTCGAACGACGTGCCACCGGCTCCACCGGGCGCGACGGGGCAGGCGCGGCGGACAAGGTGGTGGCGCTGACCTTCGACGCGGACATGACGGCGGACCAGGGGCAGCGCGCCGCCGAGGGCGAGCACTTCGACAACCCCGGACTGATCGCGTCGCTGCGCCGGCTGGAGGTCCCGTCGACGGTCTTCATGACCGGCAGATGGGCGCAGGAGTATCCGGACCAGGCCCGTTCGATCGGCACCGATCCCCTCTTCGAGATCGCCAACCACTCGTTCAGCCACCACGCCTTCTCCTCCCCCTGCTACGGGCTGCCGACGGTCGCGGCGGAAGACATGCGGGCGGACGTGGAGCGGGCGTTCACGGCGATCCGGAAGACGGGCGCTCGCCATGTCGTGCCCTACTTCCGCTTCCCCGGCGGCTGTTACGACGACGCGTCGCTGAAAGCACTGGCACCGACGGGGGTGACCGCGGTCCAGTGGGACGTGGTCAGCGGTGACGCCTTCGCCACCGACGCGGACGCGGTGGCCGAACAGGTGCTGGAGGGGGTGGAGCCGGGGTCGCTGGTCGTCATGCACTGCACCCGCAGCGCGGCGCCCGTCACCGACGACGCCCTGCGCCGGATCGTGCCCGAACTGCGCGAGCGCGGCTACCGATTCGTGAAGGTCTCCGAGCTGATGCGCGGCTGA
- a CDS encoding AIM24 family protein, with protein MKSDLFSSEHTAQPATAPGMTLQNTKSIKYAVNGEMHARQGSMIAFRGNLQFERKGQGIGGMLKRAVTGEGLALMAVTGQGEAWFAHEAANCFIVDMEQGDVLTVNGRNVLCFDSSLSYEIKTVKGAGMTGGGLFNSVFSGYGKLGLICDGTPIVIPVTAQQPVYVDTDAVVGWSAQLSTSLHRSQSFGSMVRGGSGEAVQLMLQGEGFVIVRPSELKQEKASAH; from the coding sequence ATGAAGAGCGACCTCTTTTCCAGTGAGCACACGGCGCAGCCGGCCACCGCCCCCGGTATGACCCTGCAGAACACCAAATCGATCAAGTACGCAGTCAACGGTGAGATGCACGCGCGTCAGGGCTCGATGATCGCCTTCCGGGGCAATCTCCAGTTCGAACGCAAGGGCCAGGGCATAGGCGGCATGCTCAAGCGCGCGGTGACGGGCGAGGGCCTGGCCCTCATGGCGGTCACCGGCCAGGGCGAGGCGTGGTTCGCCCACGAGGCCGCCAACTGCTTCATCGTGGACATGGAGCAGGGAGACGTCCTGACGGTCAACGGCCGCAACGTCCTCTGTTTCGACTCCAGCCTGTCCTACGAGATCAAGACGGTGAAGGGTGCCGGGATGACCGGTGGCGGCCTCTTCAACAGCGTCTTCAGCGGCTACGGAAAACTCGGCCTGATCTGCGACGGCACTCCCATCGTGATCCCCGTCACCGCACAGCAGCCGGTGTACGTCGACACGGACGCGGTCGTCGGCTGGAGCGCGCAGCTCTCGACCTCGCTGCACCGCTCGCAGAGCTTCGGCTCGATGGTGCGAGGCGGATCCGGCGAGGCGGTCCAGCTGATGCTCCAGGGCGAGGGGTTCGTGATCGTACGGCCCAGCGAGCTCAAGCAGGAGAAGGCGTCGGCCCATTGA